In Sphaerospermopsis torques-reginae ITEP-024, the genomic window ACAAAATTTTCTGAAGACTATATGTATTGTAAATACAACACCGGATTAAATTAAAACGACAATCACAAGATAATTTATACTACATTTTTAGAGGCAATATTAATGTCTAATTCAGAATTTGAAAGAATCACAGTTTTACCAATGGATGAATATAATCAAAGATTGGTAGCTAATGTACATCCAGAAAATTGGGTCAATCCCCAACCTGCGGAATGTTATGATTTAGTAGTAATTGGTGCGGGTACTGCGGGTTTGGTTGTTGCTGCGGGTGCTGCGGGTTTAGGTTTGGGTTTAAAAGTAGCATTAATTGAAAAACATCTCATGGGTGGAGATTGTTTAAATGTTGGTTGTGTACCATCGAAAGCTTTAATTCGTTCTTCTCGTGTGGTTGGTGAAATTGGCAAAGCTAAAAATTTAGGTGTGAATATTTCCCAAAATTATGATGTTGATTTTGCCACAGTTATGGCTAGATTACGTAAAATTAGAGCAGGTATTAGTCATCATGATTCAGCAGCAAGATTCAAAAATTTAGGAGTAGATGTTTTTTTAGGAAGTGGTAAATTTGCTAGTAATAATACTATAGCAGTTGATGGACAAATTCTCAAGTTTAAAAAAGCGGTAATTGCCACAGGTGCAAGAGCAGTAAAACCGGAAATTAGAGGTATTGAAGAGGCAGGATTTTTAACTAATGAAAATGTATTTTCTATGATTCAAAAACCTGATAAATTAGCGGTAATTGGTGGCGGTCTTATTGGTTGTGAATTGGCGCAAGCTTTCCGGCGTTTAGGTTGTGAAGTGACGTTATTTCATAAAGGTTCGCATATTTTAAATAAAGAAGATCGGGAAGCAGCGGAAATTTTACAAAAAGTTTTTAGTGATGAAGGAATTAGATTAGTTTTAAATTGTCAGTTAGAAGAAGTGGTGACAGTAACGGAAGGCAAACGGCTGTATTTTTCAGCTAATGGAAATCGAGATTCTGTAACTGTTAATGAAATTTTAGTAGGTGCAGGAAGAGCGCCAAATGTGGAAGGTTTGAATTTGGAAGCGGTGGGTGTAGAGTATGACAAAAAGCATGGTGTGAAAATAAATGATTATCTACAAACTACCAACCCTAATATTTATGCAGCAGGTGATATATGTATGAATTGGAAATTTACTCATGCGGCAGATGCTGCTGCTAGAATAGTTATTAAAAATACGCTTTTTTCACC contains:
- a CDS encoding mercuric reductase — its product is MSNSEFERITVLPMDEYNQRLVANVHPENWVNPQPAECYDLVVIGAGTAGLVVAAGAAGLGLGLKVALIEKHLMGGDCLNVGCVPSKALIRSSRVVGEIGKAKNLGVNISQNYDVDFATVMARLRKIRAGISHHDSAARFKNLGVDVFLGSGKFASNNTIAVDGQILKFKKAVIATGARAVKPEIRGIEEAGFLTNENVFSMIQKPDKLAVIGGGLIGCELAQAFRRLGCEVTLFHKGSHILNKEDREAAEILQKVFSDEGIRLVLNCQLEEVVTVTEGKRLYFSANGNRDSVTVNEILVGAGRAPNVEGLNLEAVGVEYDKKHGVKINDYLQTTNPNIYAAGDICMNWKFTHAADAAARIVIKNTLFSPFGLGRSQLSKLVIPWVTYTDPEIAHVGMYAEAAEKMGLEVATIKIDFNHVDRAITDSEELGFLKIYHKKGTDEIIGATIVASHAGEMISELTTAIVNKIGLSKLTNVIHPYPTQAEAIKKAADAYRRTLLTPRTKRLLKFLTKFS